The Streptomyces noursei ATCC 11455 sequence TCCTTGGCTCGTCAGGGACAACGTGTGCCGCCGCCGTACGCTCCCCTTCGGCCCCTGCTCCACATGACGCGTCACACACCCATGACGTTCCAGCCGATTGATCGCCGGATAGAGCGATCCATCGCTGACTGGGCGCACGTGACCGGTGAGCTGAGCAACGCGCGTGCGCAGCTCATAGCCATGAAGCGGGGCTTCTGCAAGGAAGCCCATAATTGCCAAGTCGAGCATGGGATGTTTCCGTCCGGGAGTGTCCTGGCCAAGGTGGCCACCACTTTATCCCGGTTCGAGGTACGGCGGAACGGGAAAGCAACGCGCAGCGGATCCCTCCCCTGCGAATGCCACCCTGAAGTTCAGGTACCGACCTGGACTTCAGGTACCGCGGGGGACTCTCAGCGTCTTCGACGCGGTCCGGTAGACCGACAGTGCGCCGGAGGCGTCACCCGCTTGTTCGAGCATCTCCGCAAGCTCGAACAGCGCGTTCGCCCCCAGCCAGCCGAGTCCCATATCGGTCAACTCCGCGGATGCGCTCTCGTAGGAGCCCCGAGCCTGCTGGTACTGACCCAGCTCACGAAGCGCCCGACCGGCGGTCAATGCCGTCTGCGCGCGGCTCAACCGGTATGCCGCGGGCATGGTGGCCAGCGCCTCGGCGGCCGTGCGGTGAGCCTCCTCCGATTCCCCGCTGTTCAGCAGGATGTTGGCGAATCCCGCCGTGCCGAGCGATGCGTCGACTGCCGTGCCGAATTGCTGAAGGCGCTGTACGGCCGGGCGCACATGCGACTGCAGCTGCGCCGGAAGCCGCCCGCCCTGGCGCGCGATGTTCGCCAAGGCGGTTACCGCGATGCGGTCGCCGGCAACTGCACGGGTGTCCATGACCTTCGTGTGGAAAGCCTCGACGAGCAGGGCGTAAGCACTCTCCTGATCGCCGTTCTCCTCCGCGGCCTGGGCAGCCTGGGAATATGCCGCCACCTGAACGTCACGGGAGAGGAACCCCGCGGCAGCCTCTTCAACGGCCCCAGAGTCGATATCCGTTCGGCCGCCACCGCCACGGCAATGATGGGCGTACTGCACACTGCTCGCCAGCTCAACGGCAGGAGGTATGCCATCAACCCCAAGAGTCCGCGCCTGCGCCAGGGACTCGACACCGAATGCCACCGCTTCGTCCAACCGGCCAAGCTCCAGCATGCACCTCGTCAGCGCCGTTGCGCAGACGACCCATGTGTGCACCCATCCCGAAGTGCGCTGCTGCTGATGGAGATCGAGCCATTGCCGATAGAGCTCGGCCGCCCTGTCGAGCTCGCCGAGATGTTCACAGGCGCGCGCCAACCTATGGACTGCTTCCATGTGGTCTGCTACTGAGTGAACGGAATCATCGAGCGCCACCGTGAAAAGATCACAAGCCCCGGAAACATCTCCGTCAGCAAACGCCAAATCGCCCCGCAACAGGGTTGCTTGAATCGCGTAATCAAGTTCGACGCTACCGGTGGCACGCGGCTGCACCGACGCCTCTTGGGCGCTGGACAGAATTTCCGGGGAGACGTCCAACCGTGCGGCGATCCTCAGTATCACCTCTGACGTCGGAGGCCTCTTACCATTCTCCAGCAAGCTGATGTAACCGGCAGACAA is a genomic window containing:
- a CDS encoding helix-turn-helix domain-containing protein, whose product is MTTNNFGQKLRSLRLQRGLSQNDLAEPGLSAGYISLLENGKRPPTSEVILRIAARLDVSPEILSSAQEASVQPRATGSVELDYAIQATLLRGDLAFADGDVSGACDLFTVALDDSVHSVADHMEAVHRLARACEHLGELDRAAELYRQWLDLHQQQRTSGWVHTWVVCATALTRCMLELGRLDEAVAFGVESLAQARTLGVDGIPPAVELASSVQYAHHCRGGGGRTDIDSGAVEEAAAGFLSRDVQVAAYSQAAQAAEENGDQESAYALLVEAFHTKVMDTRAVAGDRIAVTALANIARQGGRLPAQLQSHVRPAVQRLQQFGTAVDASLGTAGFANILLNSGESEEAHRTAAEALATMPAAYRLSRAQTALTAGRALRELGQYQQARGSYESASAELTDMGLGWLGANALFELAEMLEQAGDASGALSVYRTASKTLRVPRGT